The proteins below are encoded in one region of Sphingobacterium sp. R2:
- a CDS encoding OstA-like protein → MKSSKVAIKIHIFAHVKQYIYTLIVFILTGLSVQAQKQDELKLLSSSHIITGKDGNILFYRPVYEHVGSTLSSDSGYLHKDNIGRQFFEAFGNVIITQPDGTQIFSNKLHYEAAMQLATLTGAVRMVSTNGSILTTDHLVYNMRSKIGNYYSGGRILSGSDTITSQRATYFENTGESYFNQKVVVRSTNVKVYTDSMKYNGNTRITDFYGPTNIKGNKGENLYTEKGRYHMATGQAYFSKNNLYTEGTKFLKGDSLFYDRQVGIGKAVKNVVFVDTLDKFYAYGGFGLYNGRNESITMTDKPLIISVVKKDSTQKDSVPSLSPAPQKTGQELKKETKELKEIDKDRQKDKLKSNKTTSQVALEEKERPGKNIKSGNNKPLKTDSQVDSVFMTADTLFSQMIFRRDYIARDFKLNREGGAIEDDNEVDYGDQDSSSTTVDSTGTLENIKDGIHKGIDSLPKKDNSKPVLEKNIKKLQDTLTNKKPIAAKKTSAIVGDQNKIEIEKNLKADSLLRKKAIIPKGGESDKLMGAALKNAQQGKRDSLTQDTAKTRIIKAYYNARLFKSDLQAVADSMYYGMQDSMFRLMGKPMMWAENSQISGDTIFLQVKNQKLDNSLLVGNAFMVNATSDSLKFNQIKGRKITSFFTNNRMERLFVDGNAENIFYNIDEKTNVTTELVHDRSSRFKILMEDNKLKEYVSIRKVDGKVYPIAEVTADKEFLPNFTWRPEDRPKSKDDLLNRKRDLSKASFTVPTAPEGEESGTMKSIKKGDKSTTPQKGAAKKADGNETLEKEKEVDASNNKTSAATKTAKPSETTGKANSTKTNVKTAADKATAKSDSTTNKSAIISAQDSTQTKVKAK, encoded by the coding sequence GTGAAATCCAGTAAAGTAGCAATTAAAATACATATTTTTGCCCATGTGAAACAATACATTTATACACTTATTGTATTTATTTTAACTGGCTTGTCGGTCCAAGCACAGAAACAGGATGAGCTAAAGCTTCTTTCATCATCCCATATTATTACTGGAAAAGACGGCAATATTTTGTTTTACCGTCCAGTCTATGAACATGTGGGTTCAACGCTATCCTCAGATAGTGGCTATTTACATAAAGACAACATTGGCAGACAATTTTTTGAAGCCTTTGGAAACGTAATCATTACTCAACCCGACGGTACACAGATATTTTCCAATAAATTACATTATGAAGCAGCAATGCAACTCGCTACACTTACAGGAGCAGTTCGCATGGTCAGCACCAACGGCTCCATACTGACGACCGACCACCTTGTCTATAATATGCGAAGTAAAATCGGTAATTATTACAGTGGTGGGCGTATTCTATCAGGAAGCGATACAATTACAAGCCAGCGGGCTACTTATTTCGAAAATACAGGGGAATCTTATTTCAATCAAAAAGTTGTGGTCCGATCAACCAATGTAAAAGTCTACACGGATTCCATGAAATATAATGGTAATACACGTATTACTGATTTCTATGGGCCTACAAATATCAAGGGAAATAAAGGGGAAAACCTGTATACTGAAAAAGGCCGATACCATATGGCAACGGGCCAGGCTTATTTCTCTAAAAACAACCTCTACACAGAAGGGACAAAGTTTCTTAAGGGAGACAGCCTATTCTACGATAGACAAGTGGGAATCGGTAAAGCCGTAAAAAATGTGGTCTTTGTTGATACCTTAGACAAATTTTACGCCTATGGTGGATTTGGCTTGTACAATGGAAGGAACGAATCCATCACAATGACTGATAAGCCGTTGATCATTTCGGTTGTCAAAAAAGATTCAACACAAAAAGATTCTGTACCTTCTTTGTCTCCTGCTCCACAAAAAACAGGGCAAGAGCTCAAAAAAGAAACTAAAGAGTTAAAGGAAATTGATAAAGATAGACAGAAAGATAAGCTCAAATCAAATAAAACTACATCGCAAGTTGCTCTAGAAGAAAAGGAACGTCCAGGTAAAAATATCAAAAGCGGCAATAATAAACCACTTAAGACTGATTCACAGGTAGATTCTGTTTTTATGACAGCCGACACGCTCTTCTCACAGATGATATTTCGCCGAGATTATATTGCAAGAGATTTTAAATTGAATCGTGAAGGTGGGGCGATTGAGGACGACAATGAGGTCGATTATGGTGACCAAGATTCCAGCTCAACAACAGTTGATTCCACAGGTACATTAGAAAACATAAAAGATGGCATTCACAAGGGAATCGACAGTTTGCCTAAAAAAGACAACAGCAAACCGGTTCTTGAAAAGAACATTAAAAAATTACAAGATACCCTGACAAATAAGAAACCGATTGCAGCAAAAAAAACATCAGCTATTGTCGGTGATCAAAACAAGATAGAAATTGAAAAAAATCTTAAGGCTGATAGTTTATTGCGTAAAAAAGCGATCATCCCGAAAGGCGGTGAATCCGATAAACTGATGGGAGCAGCTTTAAAAAATGCTCAACAGGGTAAACGAGATTCTCTAACACAGGATACGGCCAAAACACGGATTATAAAAGCCTACTATAATGCGCGACTATTTAAATCTGACCTCCAAGCCGTAGCAGATTCTATGTATTATGGTATGCAAGATTCCATGTTCAGACTAATGGGAAAACCAATGATGTGGGCCGAAAACTCACAAATCTCTGGAGATACCATATTCCTACAAGTAAAGAATCAAAAATTGGACAATTCACTACTTGTCGGTAACGCTTTCATGGTAAACGCAACAAGCGACTCATTAAAATTCAATCAGATTAAAGGTCGGAAGATTACCAGCTTTTTCACCAATAACCGTATGGAACGTCTGTTTGTTGATGGAAACGCTGAAAATATATTCTACAATATTGATGAAAAGACCAATGTAACCACAGAGCTTGTCCACGATCGAAGTAGCCGCTTCAAGATCTTGATGGAAGATAATAAGCTGAAGGAATATGTATCCATCCGGAAAGTAGACGGCAAGGTCTATCCTATTGCTGAAGTCACGGCCGATAAGGAATTTCTTCCGAATTTCACTTGGCGACCTGAAGACCGGCCTAAGTCAAAAGACGATTTATTAAATCGAAAAAGGGATCTTTCAAAAGCATCATTTACGGTTCCTACTGCGCCAGAAGGTGAGGAATCAGGGACAATGAAGTCTATTAAAAAAGGCGATAAATCAACGACCCCTCAAAAGGGTGCCGCCAAGAAAGCTGATGGGAACGAAACGCTCGAGAAAGAGAAAGAGGTGGACGCTTCAAACAATAAAACAAGCGCTGCCACCAAAACAGCTAAGCCATCGGAAACAACAGGTAAAGCTAACAGTACGAAAACAAATGTAAAGACTGCAGCCGACAAAGCAACTGCAAAGTCCGACTCAACAACAAATAAATCGGCGATAATATCGGCGCAAGATAGTACACAGACAAAAGTAAAAGCTAAATAA
- a CDS encoding non-canonical purine NTP diphosphatase, producing MLELVFATNNAHKLEEVQAIVGDAFVIKSLNDIDCQDDIPETGITFEENAQQKTDYLVNKYGLYCFGDDSGLEIDALNGEPGVYSARYSGSRDMEKNIDLVLKNLGDNPNRTARFKTVISLYLNEQQHFFEGSIEGKIIAERRGVDGFGYDPIFIPNGYDKTFAEMTALEKNSISHRAIAVGKLAAYLRTK from the coding sequence ATGCTAGAATTAGTGTTTGCAACCAATAATGCCCATAAATTGGAAGAGGTCCAAGCGATCGTGGGGGATGCTTTTGTCATTAAGAGTTTAAACGATATTGACTGTCAGGATGATATTCCAGAAACAGGTATAACATTTGAGGAAAATGCCCAGCAGAAAACGGACTATTTGGTGAACAAATATGGTCTTTACTGTTTTGGGGATGACTCAGGCTTAGAAATTGATGCATTAAATGGTGAGCCTGGAGTTTATTCAGCACGTTATTCAGGATCGAGGGATATGGAAAAGAATATTGATCTTGTCCTGAAAAATTTAGGCGATAACCCCAATCGTACAGCGAGATTCAAAACAGTTATTTCACTATATTTGAATGAGCAGCAGCACTTCTTTGAGGGAAGTATTGAAGGTAAAATTATTGCGGAACGTAGAGGTGTTGATGGTTTTGGTTATGATCCCATCTTTATCCCTAATGGCTATGACAAGACTTTTGCGGAGATGACTGCCCTTGAAAAAAACAGCATAAGCCATCGTGCGATTGCTGTGGGCAAACTTGCTGCATATTTAAGAACGAAGTAA
- the gltB gene encoding glutamate synthase large subunit encodes MIQQRPKTEGLYDPNFEHDACGVGFVAHIKGNKSHAQVKDALTMLENMEHRGACGCDPESGDGAGIMIQLPHEFLWEECISLGIQLEEPGYYGTGMVFLPKEEDMNKICRDLIEEAAVERGMKFLGYRPVPVNREGIGPTALSAEPEIVQFFVSRPDGVSNTEEFERKLFVLRRLIIQKVKQQQEYPLPLYFASLSCKTIIYKGQLTTYQVGTYYLDLRDPRVVSAFGLVHSRFSTNTFPSWSLAQPFRMLAHNGEINTLTGNLNWFYAGMRALSSPYFTEEEMEILLPVVDRGQSDSACLDNVAELLLHSGRSLTHVMLMLVPEAWDGNTQMDPLKRAFYEYHATLMEPWDGPAALCFTDGKHIGATLDRNGLRPLRYAVTSDDRVVVASEAGALPIEESTIIKKGRQQAGKIFLVDMEQGRILTDKEVKDQLINQQPYSDWLDNYKIKLEELEEPRVTYTYLSKDSVFKYQKTFGFSREDLETILTPMALTGYEPTGSMGSDVPLAILSDQPQHISSYFKQFFAQVTNPPIDPIRERLVMSLATFIGNAGNILIEDKKFCHCVTLPHPILTSKELEKLRSIDTGLFQAKTIQSYFRSDGKPGALEAGLERLCRYADDAVRDGFEVLILSDRAIDSKHAAIPSLLAVSAVHHHLIKTGNRGAVGLVVEAGDAWEVHHFACLLAFGATAINPYMALASIRTMKEQNTLDTELTWPELSKNYVKAVNNGLLKIFSKMGISTLQSYHGAQIFEVLGIDKSVVDKFFCGAVSRIGGMTLDDLAKEALSKHWRGFEKSRTPQNLLPEGGIYQWKRRGEGHLWNPDTIHLLQQACRTGDYATYKKYAQKINEQKEHMFTLRGLLDFAKHRNSIPLEQVEPASEILKRFATGAMSFGSISHEAHSTLAIAMNRIGAKSNTGEGGEDELRYKPLPNGDSMRSAIKQVASARFGVTSNYLTQADELQIKMAQGAKPGEGGQLPGPKVDAWIAKTRHSTPGVGLISPPPHHDIYSIEDLAQLIFDLKNANRQARINVKLVSKAGVGTIAAGVAKAHADVILIAGFDGGTGASPISSIKHAGLPWELGLAEAHQTLVKNKLRSRVVLQADGQVKTGRDIIIATLLGAEEWGVSTAALVAGGCIMMRKCHLNTCPVGVATQDPELRKLFSGKPEDIVNLFTFLAEEVRETMAYLGFRTINEMVGRAQFLKKRENIDHWKAKKIDFTDILHVERNEPGQSLYNTEEQDHGMAMILDWGLLKQSKLALDTKTPVFGTFKVKNTDRTIGTMLSNEISKLYGSEGLPDNTINFKFEGSAGQSFGAFSTKGLSFELQGEANDYVGKGLSGAQLAIYPVAESALVPEDNIIIGNVALFGATSGHLFVNGQAGERFAVRNSGATAVVEGVGDHGCEYMTGGRALILGATGRNFAAGMSGGIAWIYDINEDFRDNCNQEMVDLDPLESEDETAIIALLKRHILLTNSRRADFILQNWSREKNKFIKVFPREYKNVIRQKLVEA; translated from the coding sequence ATGATTCAACAAAGACCGAAAACGGAGGGCCTCTACGACCCTAATTTTGAGCATGACGCCTGTGGGGTAGGCTTTGTCGCCCATATCAAAGGGAATAAATCACACGCACAAGTAAAGGATGCATTGACCATGTTGGAAAACATGGAACACCGCGGTGCTTGTGGCTGTGACCCAGAAAGTGGTGACGGAGCAGGTATCATGATCCAACTTCCGCATGAATTTTTATGGGAAGAATGTATCAGCTTGGGTATACAATTGGAGGAGCCAGGTTATTATGGCACAGGTATGGTTTTTCTTCCTAAAGAAGAAGACATGAACAAAATATGTCGGGATTTAATTGAAGAGGCGGCAGTAGAGAGGGGTATGAAATTCCTTGGTTACCGTCCAGTACCTGTCAATCGTGAAGGTATTGGACCAACAGCGCTCAGTGCGGAACCCGAGATTGTCCAATTTTTTGTCAGCAGACCGGACGGCGTTTCAAACACTGAAGAATTTGAACGCAAGCTTTTTGTATTACGTCGCCTGATCATCCAAAAAGTTAAACAACAACAAGAATACCCTCTCCCACTTTACTTTGCATCCCTTTCTTGCAAAACAATTATTTACAAAGGTCAATTAACAACATACCAAGTCGGAACCTATTATCTCGATTTACGCGATCCTCGTGTAGTATCTGCTTTTGGCTTAGTTCACTCGCGTTTTTCAACCAATACATTCCCTTCATGGTCACTCGCACAGCCTTTCCGTATGTTGGCACACAATGGCGAGATCAACACCCTGACAGGTAACCTCAATTGGTTTTATGCAGGCATGCGTGCATTATCATCGCCTTACTTTACAGAAGAGGAAATGGAAATCCTGCTTCCTGTTGTAGACCGTGGTCAATCAGACTCTGCATGTCTCGATAATGTTGCCGAATTGCTTTTACATAGCGGCCGTAGTTTAACCCATGTCATGTTAATGTTAGTTCCTGAAGCTTGGGATGGCAACACACAAATGGATCCGTTAAAACGTGCTTTCTACGAATATCACGCCACATTAATGGAACCTTGGGATGGTCCTGCAGCACTTTGTTTTACCGATGGTAAACACATTGGCGCTACATTAGACCGCAACGGCTTACGTCCACTTCGTTATGCCGTAACCTCAGACGACCGTGTCGTGGTTGCTTCTGAAGCAGGTGCACTTCCAATCGAAGAATCTACCATCATCAAAAAAGGCAGACAACAAGCAGGCAAGATTTTTCTTGTCGACATGGAACAGGGCCGTATCCTTACCGATAAAGAAGTAAAAGATCAATTGATCAATCAACAACCCTACAGCGATTGGTTGGATAATTACAAAATCAAGCTGGAAGAATTGGAAGAACCCCGTGTAACCTATACCTACCTTTCCAAAGATTCCGTTTTCAAATATCAAAAGACATTTGGTTTCTCCCGAGAAGACCTGGAAACTATCCTGACGCCAATGGCGCTAACAGGATATGAACCAACAGGCTCAATGGGTTCCGATGTTCCGCTAGCCATTCTTTCCGATCAACCACAGCATATCTCAAGTTACTTTAAGCAATTCTTTGCTCAAGTAACCAATCCACCAATCGATCCAATTCGCGAACGCTTGGTCATGAGTTTAGCAACATTCATCGGTAACGCAGGCAATATCCTGATCGAAGACAAGAAATTCTGTCACTGTGTGACTTTGCCACATCCGATTTTGACCTCCAAAGAACTGGAGAAATTGCGTTCCATCGATACAGGTTTATTCCAGGCAAAAACCATTCAATCTTACTTCCGCTCGGATGGCAAACCTGGGGCATTAGAAGCAGGTTTAGAGCGCCTGTGTCGCTATGCTGATGATGCTGTACGTGATGGTTTTGAAGTCTTAATCCTTTCGGATCGCGCAATCGACTCCAAACATGCTGCGATCCCTTCCTTACTTGCTGTATCAGCTGTGCACCACCATTTGATCAAAACCGGAAATCGCGGCGCAGTAGGTCTAGTGGTCGAAGCCGGTGATGCTTGGGAAGTACACCATTTTGCCTGCCTATTGGCATTCGGTGCCACAGCGATTAATCCTTATATGGCACTGGCAAGCATCCGTACCATGAAGGAACAAAACACCTTAGATACAGAGCTTACTTGGCCAGAATTATCCAAAAACTACGTCAAGGCCGTCAACAATGGTTTGTTGAAAATTTTCTCCAAAATGGGGATCTCCACATTGCAATCCTACCACGGAGCACAGATCTTCGAGGTACTCGGCATCGACAAATCCGTTGTTGATAAATTTTTCTGCGGAGCAGTCTCACGTATCGGCGGCATGACATTAGATGATCTTGCCAAAGAAGCCCTCTCAAAACACTGGCGTGGATTTGAAAAAAGCCGTACCCCGCAAAATCTATTGCCAGAAGGCGGTATTTACCAATGGAAACGCCGCGGTGAAGGCCACCTTTGGAATCCTGACACGATTCACCTCTTGCAACAGGCCTGTCGCACTGGAGACTACGCAACCTATAAAAAATACGCGCAGAAAATCAACGAGCAAAAAGAACATATGTTTACCCTTCGTGGATTGTTGGACTTTGCAAAACATCGCAATTCTATTCCATTGGAGCAAGTAGAACCTGCTAGTGAAATTCTAAAACGTTTCGCAACCGGAGCGATGTCCTTTGGGTCAATTTCCCACGAAGCGCATAGTACCCTTGCCATCGCCATGAACCGCATCGGAGCAAAATCCAATACCGGCGAAGGTGGAGAGGATGAACTTCGTTATAAACCACTCCCAAATGGAGATTCCATGCGTTCAGCAATTAAACAGGTTGCCTCGGCTCGTTTTGGTGTCACGTCCAATTACCTGACACAAGCAGATGAGTTACAGATTAAGATGGCGCAAGGAGCCAAACCAGGTGAAGGGGGACAATTACCAGGGCCTAAAGTTGATGCCTGGATAGCAAAAACCAGACACTCTACACCGGGTGTCGGTCTGATTTCACCACCACCCCATCACGATATTTACTCCATCGAAGATTTAGCCCAGCTGATCTTTGACCTAAAAAATGCCAATCGTCAAGCAAGAATCAACGTAAAATTGGTCTCTAAAGCAGGTGTTGGTACCATTGCTGCCGGAGTTGCAAAAGCTCACGCCGATGTCATCCTCATTGCAGGTTTTGACGGCGGTACAGGCGCATCCCCAATCAGTTCAATCAAACATGCCGGTCTTCCTTGGGAATTAGGCCTTGCAGAAGCCCATCAGACACTGGTGAAAAACAAATTGCGCAGCCGTGTCGTGCTTCAAGCTGATGGTCAGGTAAAAACAGGTCGTGACATCATCATTGCTACACTATTAGGAGCCGAAGAGTGGGGTGTGTCCACTGCTGCCCTAGTTGCCGGCGGCTGTATCATGATGCGTAAATGCCACCTGAATACCTGCCCTGTAGGTGTTGCAACTCAAGATCCAGAACTGCGTAAATTATTCTCCGGAAAACCAGAAGATATTGTCAACTTATTCACTTTCTTGGCAGAAGAAGTGCGCGAAACAATGGCGTATCTAGGCTTTCGCACCATCAACGAAATGGTTGGACGAGCTCAATTCCTAAAAAAACGTGAAAATATAGATCATTGGAAAGCAAAGAAAATTGACTTTACCGATATATTGCACGTAGAGCGAAACGAGCCTGGGCAATCATTATACAATACCGAGGAGCAGGATCACGGTATGGCCATGATCTTGGATTGGGGCTTATTGAAACAGTCTAAATTGGCTCTTGATACCAAAACACCTGTATTTGGCACCTTTAAAGTAAAAAATACAGACCGTACCATCGGAACAATGCTGTCTAATGAAATATCAAAACTCTATGGTTCTGAAGGCCTACCTGATAATACCATCAATTTCAAATTTGAAGGTTCGGCCGGACAGAGCTTCGGCGCATTTTCGACCAAAGGACTTTCATTTGAGTTACAAGGTGAAGCCAATGATTATGTTGGAAAAGGGCTATCAGGAGCTCAGCTAGCCATCTATCCCGTTGCAGAAAGTGCTCTTGTACCGGAAGATAATATCATTATCGGTAACGTAGCACTATTTGGTGCAACCTCAGGTCATCTATTCGTCAACGGACAGGCCGGCGAACGCTTTGCTGTACGTAACTCAGGTGCAACAGCGGTAGTTGAGGGTGTTGGTGACCATGGCTGTGAGTACATGACTGGGGGCCGTGCGCTAATCTTGGGCGCAACAGGTCGTAACTTTGCTGCCGGAATGAGCGGCGGTATCGCATGGATCTACGACATTAACGAAGATTTCCGCGATAATTGTAATCAGGAAATGGTTGACTTAGATCCATTGGAAAGTGAAGACGAAACCGCAATCATTGCCTTGTTAAAACGTCATATCTTGCTGACCAATAGTCGCAGAGCAGATTTCATTCTACAAAACTGGTCGAGAGAAAAAAATAAATTCATTAAGGTATTCCCAAGAGAGTACAAAAATGTCATTCGTCAAAAATTGGTTGAAGCATAA
- a CDS encoding mandelate racemase/muconate lactonizing enzyme family protein — protein MKITEIEIYRLSIPMEPFVIATGTMDYAQNTFIRIYTDANIYGVGECSAFPMIVGETQDTCLVLARDFAKIWKGRDPLAIEERLAELDLYIAGNKTIKSAFDMALYDLAAKHAGLPLYQFLKGTKREITTDITLGIASPEEMAVKAKRLQDEGAVMLKVKLGKEPKTDIARIREIRKAVGFEMPIRVDANQGWSYAGAIEALQGLEPFKIQFCEQPMRTWDDEYLPQLRTETIVPVMADESVYSHHDAERLCKADACDYINIKFSKSGGIQEALKINHIAAEYGITCMIGGMLESRLALAAKVHFAYAAPNVKFFDLDTCMVGHLEDPVIGGIQYDGYKIHISDEIGIGADIDQGFLDRCEKWII, from the coding sequence ATGAAAATAACTGAAATTGAAATTTATCGACTAAGCATTCCTATGGAACCTTTTGTCATTGCGACAGGGACAATGGACTATGCGCAAAATACCTTTATACGTATATATACCGATGCCAATATCTATGGTGTGGGTGAATGTTCTGCCTTTCCGATGATCGTTGGAGAAACACAAGATACTTGCTTAGTTCTGGCAAGAGATTTTGCAAAGATCTGGAAGGGGCGCGATCCTTTGGCCATAGAAGAGCGTTTGGCTGAATTGGATTTGTATATAGCCGGTAACAAAACGATCAAATCGGCTTTTGATATGGCCTTGTATGATTTGGCCGCCAAACATGCTGGTCTACCGCTTTATCAGTTTCTAAAGGGAACGAAACGAGAAATTACGACAGATATCACTTTAGGAATTGCGTCTCCGGAAGAGATGGCGGTGAAGGCAAAGCGTTTACAGGACGAAGGTGCGGTCATGTTGAAAGTTAAACTGGGGAAGGAGCCAAAAACGGATATTGCACGTATTCGTGAAATACGTAAGGCTGTTGGATTCGAAATGCCTATTCGCGTGGATGCAAATCAAGGCTGGTCTTATGCGGGGGCAATAGAAGCTTTGCAGGGGCTGGAACCTTTTAAGATACAATTTTGTGAACAACCAATGCGTACCTGGGATGACGAATATTTACCGCAATTGCGCACAGAAACTATTGTTCCCGTGATGGCAGATGAATCTGTTTATTCTCACCATGACGCAGAGCGTCTCTGTAAAGCTGATGCTTGCGATTATATCAATATTAAATTTTCGAAATCAGGAGGTATTCAAGAGGCCTTAAAAATTAATCATATTGCCGCGGAATACGGCATTACTTGTATGATCGGAGGAATGCTGGAATCTCGCTTGGCTTTGGCTGCTAAGGTACATTTCGCGTATGCTGCACCAAATGTCAAGTTTTTTGATCTGGACACGTGTATGGTTGGCCATCTGGAGGATCCTGTTATCGGTGGTATTCAGTATGACGGATACAAAATACATATTTCAGACGAAATTGGTATCGGGGCCGATATAGACCAAGGGTTCTTAGACCGTTGTGAGAAATGGATCATTTAA
- a CDS encoding deoxyhypusine synthase family protein, with protein sequence MSTQKGPISQFIEHNYRHFNAAALVDAAKGYEEHLLDGGKMLISLGGAMSTAELGVSLAEMIRQDKVHFISCTGANLEEDVMNLVAHSHYKRIPNYRDLTAEQERELLDNHYNRVTDTCIPEEEAFRRLQKHLEDVWHAAEAKGERYLPHEFLYQVVNSGVLEQYYEIDPKDSWIVAAAEKNLPIVCPGWEDSTTGNIFASNVIKGKLKASTVKSGIEYMIYLTEWYRNNSAGKGVGFFQIAGGISGDFPICVVPMMYQDLEWEEVPFWAYFCQISDSTTSYGSYSGAVPNEKITWGKLDIDTPKFIVESDATIVAPLIFSYILSH encoded by the coding sequence ATGAGTACTCAAAAAGGACCTATTTCTCAATTTATTGAGCATAATTACCGTCACTTTAACGCAGCGGCATTAGTAGATGCTGCAAAAGGTTACGAGGAACATCTATTGGATGGTGGAAAAATGTTGATCTCTTTGGGAGGTGCAATGTCTACCGCCGAATTGGGTGTTTCTTTGGCAGAAATGATCCGTCAAGATAAAGTACACTTTATTTCTTGTACTGGTGCTAATTTGGAAGAGGATGTGATGAACCTTGTGGCACACTCACACTACAAAAGAATCCCGAATTATAGAGATTTGACAGCTGAGCAAGAAAGAGAGTTATTGGATAACCACTATAACCGTGTGACAGATACTTGTATTCCGGAAGAGGAAGCTTTCCGTCGTTTGCAGAAACATCTTGAAGATGTTTGGCATGCTGCTGAGGCTAAAGGTGAGCGTTACTTACCACATGAGTTTCTTTATCAGGTTGTTAACTCTGGTGTGTTGGAGCAATATTATGAAATCGACCCAAAAGATTCTTGGATTGTTGCTGCTGCTGAGAAAAATTTACCAATTGTATGTCCAGGATGGGAAGATTCAACGACAGGTAATATCTTCGCTTCCAATGTGATCAAAGGTAAATTGAAGGCGAGTACAGTAAAATCGGGTATCGAGTACATGATTTACTTGACAGAATGGTACCGTAACAACTCAGCAGGTAAAGGTGTTGGATTTTTCCAAATCGCAGGTGGTATTTCTGGTGACTTCCCAATCTGTGTAGTTCCGATGATGTATCAAGATCTTGAATGGGAAGAAGTACCTTTCTGGGCTTATTTCTGTCAAATTTCGGATTCAACAACTTCGTATGGTTCTTACTCTGGTGCTGTTCCAAACGAGAAAATCACTTGGGGCAAATTAGATATTGATACTCCTAAATTTATCGTAGAATCTGATGCGACAATCGTTGCGCCATTAATCTTCTCGTATATCTTAAGTCATTAA